Part of the Benincasa hispida cultivar B227 chromosome 11, ASM972705v1, whole genome shotgun sequence genome, TTTTGCTGTTCTCTTCCTTCAATTTCTTCCAATTTTCAACGCTGTCAATTATTTCCCCAGTTTTTATGAGGTAACGTACTCGTTTtccattttcaagtgttttgtGACCGACCCGACTTGCTACATTCTGTTCTTTCGAGTAAAGCATCACATTGGAGCTGTGGATTGGTGCTTCGATCTGAAATATCAGAAACAAGAATAATCTATGAGGTGAAACCAATCTGTTAAACATGAGACAATGAGAAATAACCAAAtatagaatccagattcaaacTAAAGAATTGGTCACTTTTTGACACAAACCCAAATGCATTTCATTTTGTTTGGAGTGTCTAAAAGTTTGCTGGCTGATGGTAAAGTTTCATTTTGTATAGACAATAGttgatatttgaacttgatAGAAAGTGCAGAAACAAACCTTAATAATCTGTCCTTGTTCTTCCTCCTCTCTGCTCTTTACATGCTTTGTCTTCAGATTTATTTCGTTCACTATCACTTTGctattatgtttaaaaattttaGTGATTTCTCCAATTTTTCCCTTATCACGACCAGCTATAACTTTCACTGTGTCTCCAACCTTGACATGCATTTTGTGTAATACTGGAAGGCTGTTTGGCTTACATTCCTTCCGCTCCCATCTTTTAAGCTGCCAACAAGTAAGAAAAGAATGTAAGACGTAAAAATATGGAGAAAACAGCAGAATTGCCAATATTTCCTTCACAATTGTGATCCCATGCCAAAGAAAAATGCAAGAACAGAAACACCATACATATCATTATAAACTTTTACTTTTGTGGCCGAGTTTATTTAGAAGAAAGAAGATTTTGGTGACCACTGTTGGGAAGAGCAATTATAAAACCATTATAAAGCCTACAATTGATCCTTGGGTGGATTTGGAGAAACTTTTCAGATATGATATTTTGAGTGAAACACTCTAGTAATAGTGGAGGTATACTTAAAGAATCTTGGGGTTGCTTTTAActatgaaaaaaatgttttctaatGGTGAAGAAACTTTCTATATCAGAGGTCTATGTTTGGCTACAATTTAGAAGCACTATCAAAGAAGCATTGGATAGTGCTTCACGAAATTGCTACAATTGCATTGAAAATCTTCTAAATTAGCCTGTTGAAGGAAAATTGCTTATATTTGCATTCAACGATGGTTATTGAAAGCGACTTCCAAAACAATGCGATCACAATACATTATCATATCACAAGGTAGCAGCAGGTATATCATTTTTCTCAGCAAGTCAACCATCCAACTTATTCCTGTTTCACGTCTCCATTTATTTCCCCCCGCATATAGTCATGATAGAACATACTTTATCTTCCATTAAATTCAAATGAGCTGGAAAAGGACGAAATCATGAAAAGGCAAGAACACTAACCCTCATTACTATGAGACATGGCTTCTCTTTTGACGTTACCTGCAAGTAAAACAAGAGATACTAAGATACAAACTATCCTGAAAATTacttcaacaaaaatataatgcaaaataatctcgaataaaaaCAACTGATGCAATTTGTTAGCTTGAAACCTATAGCAAGTATAGGatgggaagtagttcataattTCAAAGGTTATGGGGAACAATGTGGTTTGAGTTAAATTTGACGAAATTTTTATAGTTGATCTATTCTTGCACATGGGTTGCCTGCAACACCATCCAAATATTTCTCTGAAATGCTCTGGAAATGTAGTTTCATTTGAATAGGGCTACTTACAGATAGTATATAAAACAATATCACAATGCTAAATAACCGATagacaataataaaaaaaaaagaaaataaaataatttggatcccatttggtaaccattttattttttatttttgtttcggaaaattaagtctatggacactatttctacctccaaatttcttcgtttcttatctacttttcgctcatggtttaaaaaaccaagtcaaaatttgagaactataaaaaagtagctttcaaataattgtttatttttaaatttggctaacaattcaaccattgtagttGAGAAAAATGTAAGTCATAGTAAGAAATGGgggtttgattttcaaaaagaaaaaaatcatataattaCCAAAGGAGGATGAGAACTAAATAAAATGGTTGTTGCCAGATGACAATGTGAAGATCTAATTTACACAAGAAATcaaatcatcatcatcatcactgCCCCTCCCTATCCCCTAACAATGTACCTTAGAAAGAAAAGCCCGATGTCTCAATGTTGGGGAAAATTGAAGGATACTACTCAGAGTGCAAGTTGAAAGAATGATTTAAAGagcaaaaatgaaattaaatccCAGGCAAAATTATTGACAAAGCTAAGAAAATCATCATCTGTTGGCTAAATTTCACTCTACAGTTCACCCAACCAGGGAAGCAGCTCTATATTTTGAATCATAATTTCTCACAAGAATCAAATCGAGAggcaaaaagaagggaaaacaGGGTAAAATGAAGCATAACGAAGAAAGCAATTAGAAACGAAGGGGAGAGTAGAAAATCGTACGGGAGCAGCGTAAATTGTGGGCGGTGGAAGGCGTTGGCCGAGGAAGGAATTGGAAGAGAGGGAAAGAGCGGTCATAGAGCTCTGAAGCGCAGCCATGGCTGCCATTTTTGCTGGTGCAGGCTTGTCTCTGAGAAGTATTGGGGAGCTCCACAAATGGATAAGCAATTGCAGACTGCAAAATAGCGAACGCGGATAGAAAGAGATGCAGCTCTCGTCTAAACGACGACGTATCCCGAATCTTTGAGGACGTATTCCCGAATCTTAGGGATGTATTTTGAGCTTAAATAATTCAAGGGATAGGCCCATTCATGAATgataaattattgtaaaattaatttaatttatcaattattctaaaattactttaattttaattcaactctatttcaaatttattattaatctaaaatttacaaatagAATATAGTTTTGTTTAATTATGGAGTTtataatttccaatttttcaataacGGGTagtttgttttttgaaaatctaAATAACTAGAATCTATAGATGCCAGATGTAGGCATTTTTAGATATATCTTATATATGAGAATATTTGAAtaactatatttattttataaaatttgtagTTTTTGGAGAATgacttaaatttacataatgttTCAATAATGATCTTTTGATTATGATAGCATTATTGTTTTAGTCACTTTATTATTTCCTGTTGTGGTTACTAGTTACTGTGATTGCTACTTCTATCTTTTCTATTATTTCTTCCCCTATATTCTTTTGCCACGTGtactatttttttctcaatatataCCTATCTCGCGCTTCTGTACTATTTTGTACAGAGCTTTATCAATAATAATCTCTCTTGGATTTTATACCATTcatacatggtatcagagcacatGCTCTATCTTTTTTCTCGTTAATGGCAACAAGCTCTAGCACCCCAAGGGATAATGAAACTGAAAACCCTAATCTCACTATCCCTTCTTCTAATTCAGTTGTCACTTCGATTATACCTCAGAGAAATGTCTCAAACTCACATAATCCTCCTCTTACTCCACCGGTCTTCGTCCTCGTGGATCAACTCAAAGTACTCTTTATCAGAGTCATCAACCCATACCTACGTTTCCACCTATACAACCCACTCTTTTGTCTTTTAAACATCATCCTAGCTTCCAATACCCACCTCCTCCACCTGCTTCTTCGATGTATCAATCGCACTTCCTTCATCATGCGACTGCTCCTCAGGTTTCCATTCCTCCCCAGCTTTAATTCATACCTCAGCCGCAACCTACATTTTCCACAAATATGACACAATCTCTTACCATCAAACTTtcttatacaaattatttacTCTAGAAGAACCAACTTAATTTAATCATGGGACACGACCTTGAATCTTTTATTGATGGGAGCTTCCCACCCCTCCTCAATTTATTGACCCACAACAAGCACAACCTAACCTTTACTTCCTTGCTTGGCAACGCTACAATTGTACCATTATGAGTTGGTTTTATACATCGTGTAATGAAGACAAGATGGCAAAAATTGTAGGCTATAATAATTCTTGGGACATATGGGAAGCTCTTCGCACAATGTAAGAGTCTTCCTTTACTGCCAGAATCATGGGTTTGTGCTCGCAGTtgcaaaagataaaaaaaagatGGGTTGTTTGATTTTTAGTATCTTGGTTAGATTAAGGATATTGCAGACAAATATTCAGTGACTGGAGAACCGTTGTCTTATCCTGAttgtaaagaaaagaaagacgGCAGAGGAAGAAGACGAATTTTGGTAAATGAAGAGACTCACTGCGATGCAATATTTGTTATCGCATTGCTCATATTGATTTATGTATAAAATGCCATTTGGCACAAAATGACAGGGAATGATAAcaaccaagagagagaaaggTAAAAAAACTTAATAACCAAAACAGTGAATATTGAAAGCTGAAGAAAATCGAAAGAATGCAAGaattgaatatttattttatcatcccCCCACAAGCGAACGAGGAGCTGCCGCGATTGTAAGCTTGGTCTTAAGACTGAGAAAGTGAGGACTTGGTAAGGCCTTGGTCATGATGCTGCAAGTTGGTCTTCGGAGGGAACAAACAGGACTGAAAGTTGCTTGAAGACCACCTTTTCTCTGAGAAAGTGAAAATCAATCTCAAGTTGTTTTGTTCGATTATGTAAAACAGGATTGGCGGCCATGTAGGTGGCGCTAAGATTGTCGCAGAGTAACAGGGGGGTTGAGTTTTGGCCAATGCCAATTTCAGTCAGAATGGATTGGATCCAGAGTACCTCGACAGCAGCATTGGAGAGACAACGATACTTTGATTCGACACTAGGATACGGGAGACCACTTTTTGCTTAGAGAAGCACCATGAGATGAGGCTGGAACCTAAGAAAACACAAATCCCATTTGTACTTCGTCTGTCATTCGGGCAGCTGGCCCAATCCGCATCAGTGTAGCAGGTTAAGGTTAACACAGAGGATTTGGTCAAAAGGATACTATGATTGGCAGTGCCTTTGAGGTAGCGAAGAAGCCTTTTTGttgcttgaagatgtgaagaagtTGGGGCGTGCATGAACTGACAGAGTTTATAAACACTGAAGCTAATGTCGGGTCTGGTTAGAGTACAGTATTGGAGGGCTCCTACTAAGCTTCtgtattcagaggagttgtccaGTGGCAGTCCATCAGTGAGAGACAAAATGGTACCAACGGCCATAGGAGAATGAATGGCCTTGCAATCGGAGAGATTTACGTGATCTAGCAGGCTGTGAATGTACTTGGACTGAGATAAGTGTAAAAAGTTGAATGAGCAGACTACTTGAATGCCAAGAAAAAAAGATAGATCACCAAGATCCTTGAGTGCAAAATGAGTGTGTATACAACTGATAAATTGTTGAATAGTTGAAGAATTATTTCCAGTTACaatgatatcatcaacataaatgaGAAAGATGATTAGGGTGTGAGGACTGCAGAAGTTGAACATGGACGTATCGGATTTTGCATTTGAGAAACCCTACTGTAGCAGACAGGTGTTGAGCTTTGAGAACCACACACAGGGGCTTTGTTTGAGACCATATAAGGCTTTATGGAGGAGCAGGACATGATTCGGATGTTGATTGCTTATAAAACTCGGTGGTTGCTTGATGTACACTACCTCAGATAGGCACAGTTAAGAAAGGCATTATGCACGTCAAGCTGTCGGATGGCCCAATTGTTGGATAATGCAATGGATAGGACAATTCGGATGGTTGTAGGCTTTACAACTTGACTAAAAGTTTCAAAGTAATCAACACCGTAGTCTTAGCTAAAGCCTTGAGCGACCAAACGGGCCTTAAAACGAGTAATCTCACCTGATGGATTCTGTTTAAGTCTAAATACCTATTTATTGCCAATTACCTTATGATCCTGGGGAAGAGGTTTAAAGGACCATGTGTTGTTTCGTATGAGTGCCTCGTATTCCTCAAGCATAGCTTGTTTCCATTTGGGATGAAGGAGTGCTTCCTTGTACGACTGTGGTTCTGTTTTGTCCAAGTCAATGACAACAGATAGCCAAGCTTTTGGTTTGAAGATGCCCATTTTAGAGGTGTGATTATAGGATGGGTATTGGTGTTGAAAAGGAGGAGCTGTGGTCGGTCAGGAATATTGGAAATGGTTAAGTGTGGTGAAGGGGAGTGATTTGAGGAGGCAGGGGTGATTGTTGGTGAATGAGAGGGAATAAGGGTATTTGGTGAGTGTGTGGAAGGATCAGGTTGCTGAAGATCAGGGACATTAAATTGGCCGGTTGGTGTATGTTGGGGGAGGGAGAGGGGTTGGAAGATGATAGATGAGGGGAATCATGGTGATGAACATCATTGTGTTAAGGGCTGGTAGTAGACTGATTAAGTGAGGAGGAACAGAGAGGAGTGATAGGGATAGGAATGGAAATGACGGGGGGAGGGGATGTGTTGAGGGTTGGCAGTAGATTGATTAAGTGAGGAAGAACAGGGAGGAGTGATAGGGAtaggaaaagaaatgaccgggggggggggggggggggggggggggggggggagattAGGAAGGAGTTTGTGTTTGGAGTTTAGTTATGAAAGGAAAAGCAGCTTCATTGAATACCACATGCCTAGAAACATATATACGACTGGAGGTTGGATGAAGGCAGAGATACCCTTTGTGTAAAGAAGTGTAACTAAGTATATACATTCATGAGACCGGTATTGAAGCTTATGATCATTAAACGGTCGAAGAAAGGGGAAACAGGCACAACCAAACACTTTAAGAAGCTGATAATCTATAAGCTTATTGTATAGGATTTCATAGGGAGACTTGGTGTCAAGAAGAGGTGTAGGTAACTGGTTTATGAGATATGTGGTTGTGTGAAAGCAAATGGCCAAAAGATGTGTGGAACAGAAGAATGGGCAAGCATGGACAGTCCTACCTCTACAACATGTCTATGAGCTTGGGGAGGGTGGATGGTCTTATATTTGAAGTTATCAATGTTGTA contains:
- the LOC120089934 gene encoding 50S ribosomal protein L24, chloroplastic; the encoded protein is MAAMAALQSSMTALSLSSNSFLGQRLPPPTIYAAPVTSKEKPCLIVMRLKRWERKECKPNSLPVLHKMHVKVGDTVKVIAGRDKGKIGEITKIFKHNSKVIVNEINLKTKHVKSREEEEQGQIIKIEAPIHSSNVMLYSKEQNVASRVGHKTLENGKRVRYLIKTGEIIDSVENWKKLKEENSKTEVATTA